A portion of the Candidatus Tectomicrobia bacterium genome contains these proteins:
- a CDS encoding DUF2877 domain-containing protein gives MCEGGEARAGGVAVSLREARPWRPTPLPAGWSDGLAGGLEALGREANPPAEGMGGIIPELIGPPILRRGEACLAPTDESTPLRRLAWPAARILDAWLAGALRGEAGPSPKEAENLIGLGPGLTPSGDDFIGGMLIALRALGEEGTADRLAGWALPLAARRTGKISLAHLACAAGGEGNAALHGALAALASPGAEGLAEALAAVHAVGHTSGWDALAGAVAACAAWTRGAARRGRPRGFEGRRPAPV, from the coding sequence ATGTGCGAGGGCGGGGAGGCCCGCGCCGGGGGCGTCGCCGTCTCGCTGCGGGAGGCGCGGCCGTGGCGGCCGACACCGCTTCCCGCCGGCTGGAGCGATGGCCTGGCCGGAGGGCTGGAGGCGCTCGGGCGGGAGGCGAATCCGCCGGCGGAGGGGATGGGGGGAATCATCCCGGAGCTGATCGGGCCGCCAATCCTTCGCAGGGGCGAGGCATGCCTCGCCCCTACAGACGAGAGCACCCCCTTACGCCGCCTCGCCTGGCCCGCGGCGCGCATCCTGGATGCCTGGCTCGCCGGGGCCCTGCGCGGAGAGGCCGGCCCGTCCCCGAAGGAGGCTGAAAACCTCATCGGCCTGGGGCCGGGCCTCACCCCCTCCGGGGACGACTTCATCGGCGGGATGCTGATCGCCCTGCGCGCCCTCGGGGAGGAGGGAACGGCGGACCGGCTGGCCGGCTGGGCGCTCCCGCTCGCGGCGCGGCGGACGGGGAAGATCAGCCTCGCCCACCTGGCCTGCGCGGCCGGGGGGGAGGGGAACGCCGCCCTGCACGGGGCCCTGGCCGCGCTCGCCTCGCCGGGCGCGGAGGGGCTGGCGGAGGCCCTCGCCGCCGTTCACGCCGTCGGCCACACCTCGGGCTGGGACGCCCTGGCGGGGGCGGTGGCGGCCTGCGCGGCGTGGACCCGCGGGGCGGCGCGGCGCGGGAGGCCCCGGGGCTTTGAAGGAAGGCGGCCCGCTCCGGTATGA